The Narcine bancroftii isolate sNarBan1 chromosome 6, sNarBan1.hap1, whole genome shotgun sequence genome window below encodes:
- the LOC138735853 gene encoding potassium voltage-gated channel subfamily S member 1 yields the protein MVNETSRTWDPKFEDQAINVNVGGLKQKLSSNTLSKFPNTRLGQLLACDSEESILRICDDYDVSKREFYFDRHPGLFPYLLNFYQTGKLHMMDELCVFSFSQEIEYWGINEFFLDSCCSYRYHERKTESRRKNWDDESELSSIDTSPDDISNFNRDLLRFQGMKYGNCRKQLWLTLENPGYSIPSRLFSFMSISVVLGSIATMCIHSMPRYQMFDEHGVEIDDPRLQIVEYFCIAWFSMEVCSRLLLTPNVKRFCFNPLNIIDIISVLPFYATLLVNLIIGHSMDLGNLGKVIQILRLMRIFRVLKLARHSTGLRSLGATLKHSYREVGILLLYLGVGVCVFSGMAYTAEKDEDVGLDTIPACWWWGTVSMTTVGYGDVVPITVAGKLAASGCILGGILVVALPITIIFNKFSHFYRQQKALEEAVRGSRRVGRDVDENGEGAEPGRLSHGASQNSFASEDQEPATK from the exons ATGGTGAACGAGACATCCCGAACCTGGGATCCGAAGTTTGAGGATCAAGCTATCAATGTGAATGTCGGCGGACTGAAGCAGAAGTTGAGCTCCAACACCCTCTCCAAGTTCCCCAACACCAGGCTCGGGCAGTTACTGGCCTGTGACTCGGAGGAGTCCATCCTCCGGATCTGTGATGACTATGATGTCTCGAAGAGAGAGTTCTACTTCGACCGGCACCCGGGACTTTTCCCGTATCTACTCAACTTCTACCAAACCGGGAAGCTGCACATGATGGATGAACTCTGCGTCTTCTCATTCTCGCAGGAGATCGAGTACTGGGGCATCAATGAGTTCTTCCTGGACTCCTGCTGCAGCTACCGGTACCATGAGCGCAAGACTGAGAGCAGACGCAAGAATTGGGATGATGAGAGTGAGCTCAGCAGCATCGACACCTCCCCGGATGACATCTCCAATTTCAACCGGGATCTGTTGAGATTTCAGGGGATGAAGTACGGCAACTGCAGGAAACAGCTCTGGTTGACCTTGGAGAACCCTGGCTACTCCATCCCAAGCAGACTCTTTAGCTTCATGTCCATCAGCGTGGTATTGGGCTCCATTGCCACCATGTGCATTCACAGCATGCCCAGGTAccagatgtttgatgaacatggGGTGGAAATCGATGACCCCAGGCTACAGATCGTGGAGTACTTTTGCATTGCCTGGTTCTCAATGGAGGTCTGCTCGCGGCTCCTCTTGACCCCCAATGTCAAGAGGTTTTGCTTCAACCCGCTCAACATAATTGACATCATATCTGTGCTCCCGTTTTACGCAACTCTGTTGGTGAACCTGATCATTGGCCATTCCATGGATCTAGGGAACCTGGGCAAGGTGATCCAAATCCTCAGGCTGATGAGGATTTTCCGGGTGCTCAAGTTAGCACGCCACTCAACAGGGCTACGATCGTTAGGAGCCACCTTAAAG CACAGTTACCGGGAGGTGGGCATCCTTCTGCTCTACCTGGGCGTCGGGGTGTGCGTCTTCTCCGGAATGGCGTACACAGCCGAGAAGGACGAGGACGTCGGGCTGGACACCATCCCGGCCTGCTGGTGGTGGGGCACAGTGAGCATGACGACGGTTGGCTATGGGGACGTGGTGCCCATCACCGTGGCTGGCAAGCTGGCTGCCTCGGGCTGCATCCTTGGTGGCATCCTGGTGGTGGCTCTGCCCATCACCATCATCTTCAATAAGTTCTCCCACTTCTACCGGCAGCAGAAAGCACTGGAGGAGGCAGTGAGGGGGAGCCGGCGGGTGGGGAGAGATGTGGATgaaaatggagagggggcagagccAGGGCGGCTGAGCCATGGAGCTTCACAAAACTCATTTGCATCCGAGGACCAAGAGCCAGCCACAAAGTGA